A window from Salvia miltiorrhiza cultivar Shanhuang (shh) chromosome 2, IMPLAD_Smil_shh, whole genome shotgun sequence encodes these proteins:
- the LOC131010246 gene encoding uncharacterized protein LOC131010246 isoform X1: MDGPPVNDVCSICHQNFHIPCQANCSHWFCGSCILQVWDHTSALRPCKCPMCRREITLLVPSVAHHAADVAEILQRIEHYNRQFGGSPNGLMQRMQDLPFLLKRLLRDIMNPQNALPVVMRARVYLAMVLSAMYVLSPVDIIPEALLGIIGLLDDLIVVFTCFMYVAALYRTVLVNRHGGA, from the exons atggacGGGCCTCCGGTTAATGATGTATGCTCGATATGCCATCAGAACTTTCACATTCCTTGTCAAGCCAATTGCAGCCATTGGTTCTGTG GTAGTTGTATCTTACAAGTTTGGGATCACACTTCTGCTCTTCGCCCATGTAAATGTCCAATGTGCAGACGTGAGATTACATTGTTGGTTCCTAGTGTGGCACACCATGCGGCTGATGTAGCTGAGATTTTGCAGAGGATCGAACATTACAACCGTCAATTTGGTGGAAGTCCAAATGGTCTCATGCAG AGAATGCAAGACCTTCCTTTTCTTCTTAAGAGATTGTTACGGGATATAATGAATCCTCAAAATGCACTTCCAGTTGTTATGAGAGCACGCGTTTATTTGGCA ATGGTTCTTAGTGCTATGTATGTCCTTAGCCCTGTCGACATCATCCCCGAAG CACTGCTAGGTATCATTGGTTTGCTGGACGATCTTATTGTCGTTTTCACATGTTTCATGTATGTTGCTGCCCTTTACCGAACTGTTCTCGTTAATCGCCATGGAGGTGCTTGA
- the LOC131010246 gene encoding uncharacterized protein LOC131010246 isoform X2 gives MMYARYAIRTFTFLVKPIAAIGSVWVRPSFSGSCILQVWDHTSALRPCKCPMCRREITLLVPSVAHHAADVAEILQRIEHYNRQFGGSPNGLMQRMQDLPFLLKRLLRDIMNPQNALPVVMRARVYLAMVLSAMYVLSPVDIIPEALLGIIGLLDDLIVVFTCFMYVAALYRTVLVNRHGGA, from the exons ATGATGTATGCTCGATATGCCATCAGAACTTTCACATTCCTTGTCAAGCCAATTGCAGCCATTGGTTCTGTG TGGGTTCGCCCCTCCTTTTCAGGTAGTTGTATCTTACAAGTTTGGGATCACACTTCTGCTCTTCGCCCATGTAAATGTCCAATGTGCAGACGTGAGATTACATTGTTGGTTCCTAGTGTGGCACACCATGCGGCTGATGTAGCTGAGATTTTGCAGAGGATCGAACATTACAACCGTCAATTTGGTGGAAGTCCAAATGGTCTCATGCAG AGAATGCAAGACCTTCCTTTTCTTCTTAAGAGATTGTTACGGGATATAATGAATCCTCAAAATGCACTTCCAGTTGTTATGAGAGCACGCGTTTATTTGGCA ATGGTTCTTAGTGCTATGTATGTCCTTAGCCCTGTCGACATCATCCCCGAAG CACTGCTAGGTATCATTGGTTTGCTGGACGATCTTATTGTCGTTTTCACATGTTTCATGTATGTTGCTGCCCTTTACCGAACTGTTCTCGTTAATCGCCATGGAGGTGCTTGA